In Malus sylvestris chromosome 16, drMalSylv7.2, whole genome shotgun sequence, the following are encoded in one genomic region:
- the LOC126608834 gene encoding protein PHYLLO, chloroplastic isoform X4 produces the protein MCYSVEDCANINTVWASLIIEECSRLGLAYFCVAPGSRSSPLAVAASTHPLITCIVSYDERSLAFHAVGYARGSQKPAVVITSSGTAVSNLLPAVVEASQDFVPLLLLTADRPAELHDAGANQAINQVNHFGSFVRFFFSLPAATDHISARMVLTTLDSAVHWATSSPCGPVHINCPFREPLENSPSKWMTSCLKGLDFWMSSTEPFTKYIKLQSAHTYDDGCGQMSEILNLIRGTNKGILLIGAIHSEDEMWAVLLLVKHLQWPVVADILSGLRLRKLLTSFPEIGDDLLFVDHLDHALLSDSMSSWINFDLIIQIGSRITSKRVAKMLEDCFPCSYILVDKHPFRHDPSHIVTHRIQSSIVEFSDCLCKAGLPCMSKEWSTYLQTLNVMVSRELSFQIYARDFLTEPQVASVISKALSAESALFIGNSMAIRDADMYGCGWSGCSHNIASMISKLELPCHMIRVAGNRGASGIDGLLSTAVGFAVGCNKRVLCVIGDVSFLHDTNGLAIVNQRTLRKPMTILVINNHGGAIFSLLPIADRVEPSILNQYFYTSHNVSIHNLCAAHGVMHLHVKTKVELEDALLTSQDNEVDCVIEVESCIEANATFHSTLRKFACQAADHALSLSSRISVQDSPADGTLLYRVHRMEYSVFSIPLCAPPTMVSVDENETSFYREGFILTLYLEDGSIGFGEVSPLDIQRENLLDVEEQLRLLVHMMEGAKISCFLPLLKGSFSSWIWTNLGILPCTLLPSVRCGLEMAILNALATRQGSNLLGLLHPLKAEGGISERPMTVQICALVDSNGTPTQVADVVAALVEEGFTAVKLKVARQGSPLHDAAVIQAVRKKVGYQIEVRADANRNWTYKEAIQFGSLVKDCDLQYIEEPVQNEGDIVKFCEESGLPVALDETIDSIREHPLDKLMKYTHPGIVAIVIKPSVVGGFENAAIIAQWAQQHQKMAVVSAAFESGLGLSAYIQFCCYLNLKNSEICEMMNYELAPSIAHGLGTYRWLKEDVTTTPLKIGCNPVSGFIEASVADADQVLQKFQINGNVVHRNFTGEQVRVFQLTVDSRAFSYSIIVHEIGERYNENVFVFLHGFLGTGEDWIAMMKAISGCARCISIDLPGHGGTKIQNHGDNDAVQDSGLSIEVVADLLCEVIKHITPGKVTIVGYSMGARIALYMALRCTDKVNGAVVISGSPGLKDEVARKIRRAKDDSRARILIDHGLELFIDTWYSGELWNSLRVHPRFRQIVSSRLHHEDVHSLAKVLSGLSIGRQPPLWEDLKHCKTPLLLIVGEEDKKFKAIAEDMSCEIAGGTASGDSPRHDIYEIVEIPDCGHAAHLENPLPVISTLRRFLGRVNSSLIQNQKAI, from the exons ATGTGCTACTCAGTTGAAGATTGTGCTAACATCAATACTGTTTGGGCATCACTTATAATTGAAGAATGTTCTCGACTTGGTTTGGCG TATTTTTGTGTAGCTCCAGGATCAAGATCATCCCCTCTTGCTGTTGCTGCATCCACTCATCCTCTTATTACATGCATCGTAAGTTACGATGAGCGCTCACTTGCATTTCATGCCGTTGGTTATGCAAGAGGATCTCAGAAGCCAGCAGTAGTCATAACTTCATCTGGAACTGCAGTTTCAAACCTTCTTCCTGCT GTTGTTGAAGCTAGTCAAGATTTTGTACCACTCCTATTGCTCACAGCTGACCGTCCTGCAGAATTGCATGATGCTGGAGCAAACCAAGCTATCAATCAG GTAAACCATTTTGGTTCTTTTGTGAGGTTTTTTTTCAGCCTTCCAGCAGCCACCGATCATATTTCAGCAAGGATGGTACTTACAACACTTGACTCTGCTGTACATTGGGCAACCTCATCACCGTGTGGCCCCGTTCATATTAACTGTCCTTTCAGGGAGCCACTGGAAAATAGCCCTAGCAAATGGATGACGAGTTGTTTGAAAGGATTAGACTTTTGGATGTCTAGCACCGAGCCGTTTACTAAGTATATTAAACTACAGAGTGCTCACACGTATGATGATGGTTGTGGGCAAATGTCAGAGATTCTAAATCTAATTAGAGGGACTAATAAAGGGATTCTACTAATTGGTGCAATCCATTCAGAAGATGAGATGTGGGCAGTTCTTCTTTTGGTTAAACACCTTCAATGGCCTGTTGTAGCTGACATCCTGTCAGGATTACGATTGAGAAAGCTGCTGACTTCTTTTCCTGAAATTGGAGATGATTTGTTGTTTGTTGATCATCTTGACCATGCTCTACTTTCAGATTCCATGAGTAGTTGGATAAATTTTGATCTGATTATTCAG aTTGGGAGTAGGATTACAAGCAAGCGTGTTGCTAAAATGCTAGAGGACTGCTTTCCCTGCTCATATATCTTGGTTGACAAGCATCCATTTCGTCATGATCCCTCTCATATTGTAACCCATAGAATCCAAAGTAGCATTGTTGAATTTTCTGATTGTTTATGCAAAGCTGGGCTTCCCTGTATGAGCAAAGAATGGAGCACTTATCTTCAAACGTTAAATGTGATG GTTTCGAGGGAGTTGTCGTTCCAAATTTATGCCAGAGACTTCTTGACTGAACCTCAAGTTGCAAGCGTAATATCCAAAGCTCTTTCAGCTGAGTCTGCTCTTTTCATTGGGAACAGTATGGCGATACGTGATGCAGATATGTACGGATGTGGTTGGTCAGGTTGTAGTCATAATATTGCATCCATGATTTCAAAATTAGAACTACCCTGTCATATGATTCGGGTGGCTGGGAATAGGGGTGCCAGTGGTATTGATGGGTTACTCAGCACAGCTGTTGGCTTTGCTGTTGGATGCAATAAACga GTGCTTTGCGTGATTGGGGATGTTTCTTTCCTCCACGATACAAATGGCTTGGCAATTGTGAACCAGAG GACATTGCGGAAACCAATGACGATACTAGTGATCAATAATCATGGTGGTGCAATATTCAGTCTCCTTCCTATAGCGGATAGAGTTGAGCCAAGCATACTAAATCAATACTTCTACACCTCTCACAATGTTTCAATCCACAACCTGTGTGCGGCCCATGG TGTGATGCATCTACATGTGAAGACAAAGGTGGAGCTTGAAGATGCATTATTGACATCTCAAGATAATGAGGTAGATTGTGTCATTGAAGTTGAGAGCTGCATAGAAGCCAATGCCACCTTTCACAG TACTTTAAGAAAGTTTGCGTGCCAAGCAGCAGATCATGCGTTGAGCCTCTCCTCAAGGATTTCTGTTCAAGACTCACCAGCAGATGGCACTTTACTTTATAGAGTCCATAGAATGGAGTATTCAGTATTTAG TATACCACTCTGTGCTCCTCCTACTATGGTTTCTGTTGATGAAAATGAAACCAGCTTCTACAGAGAAGGGTTTATTTTAACTTTGTATCTTGAGGATGGAAGCATTGGGTTTGGCGAG GTTTCACCTCTCGATATCCAAAGAGAAAACCTGCTCGATGTAGAAGAGCAACTGAGGTTACTAGTTCATATGATGGAAGGAGCTAAGATTAGTTGCTTCCTTCCTCTGCTGAAGggctctttttcttcttggatATGGACCAACCTGGGAATACTG CCATGCACGCTCTTGCCTAGTGTTAGATGTGGTTTGGAAATGGCAATTCTCAATGCATTAGCGACAAGGCAAGGTTCCAACTTATTAGGCCTACTCCATCCCTTGAAAGCTGAAGGAGGTATATCTGAAAGGCCGATGACAGTTCAGATTTGTGCCCTAGTTGATTCCAATGGAACGCCCACACAAGTAGCTGATGTTGTAGCAGCACTTGTTGAAGAAGGATTTACTGCAGTAAAGCTGAAG GTAGCACGTCAGGGGAGTCCCTTGCACGATGCTGCAGTTATACAGGCAGTAAGAAAGAAAGTTGGGTACCAGATTGAAGTTCGTGCAGATGCCAATCGGAACTGGACATATAAAGAAGCTATCCAATTTGGTTCCTTGGTAAAGGATTGTGATCTGCAGTATATTGAG gAACCTGTTCAAAACGAAGGTGATATTGTCAAGTTCTGTGAAGAAAGCGGGTTACCCGTGGCACTGGATGAAACTATTGACAGTATTAGAGAACATCCACTTGACAAGCTAATGAAGTACACCCATCCAGGAATAGTAGCTATT GTTATTAAACCTAGTGTTGTTGGTGGCTTTGAAAATGCGGCAATAATTGCCCAATGGGCTCAGCAGCACCAGAAAATGGCTGTTGTTAGTGCTGCATTTGAAAGTGGCCTAGGTTTGTCAGCATATATTCAGTTTTGCTGTTATCTCAACCTGAAAAATTCAGAAATCTGTGAAATGATGAATTATGAATTGGCCCCATCAATAGCCCATGGTTTAGGAACATACCGCTGGCTAAAAGAAGATGTAACAACCACTCCTCTCAAGATAGGTTGTAATCCAGTCAGTGGCTTCATAGAAGCATCTGTTGCTGATGCTGATCAAGTTcttcaaaaatttcaaataaatggCAATGTAGTTCATAGAAATTTTACTGGAGAGCAAGTCCGCGTATTCCAGCTTACTGTAGATTCAAGGGCTTTCTCTTATTCCATCATAGTCCACGAGATTGGAGAAAGATACAAT GAAAATGTTTTTGTATTTCTTCATGGGTTTCTTGGAACTGGTGAAGATTGGATTGCTATGATGAAGGCGATTTCAGGATGTGCAAGATGCATTTCGATTGACCTTCCTGGTCATGGTGGAACAAAGATACAGAACCATGGTGATAACGATGCTGTACAGGATTCAGGTTTGTCAATTGAGGTTGTTGCCGATCTTTTATGTGAAGTGATTAAACATATTACGCCTGGAAAGGTTACTATTGTGGGTTACTCTATGGGAGCAAGGATTGCACTGTACATGGCATTGAGGTGTACCGACAAA GTCAATGGAGCTGTTGTAATATCTGGAAGCCCTGGGTTAAAAGATGAAGTGGCAAGAAAAATTCGTAGAGCTAAAGATGACTCTAGAGCTCGCATCCTTATTGATCACGGCTTAGAGCTCTTCATAGACACCTGGTATTCCGGAGAGCTGTGGAACAG CTTAAGAGTCCATCCCCGATTTCGTCAGATAGTTTCCAGCCGCCTGCATCATGAAGATGTGCATAGTCTTGCGAAAGTGCTTTCCGGTTTAAGTATTGGGAGGCAGCC GCCATTGTGGGAAGACTTGAAGCACTGCAAAACACCCCTTTTGCTAATTGTTGGAGAGGAGGATAAAAAGTTCAAGGCGATAGCTGAGGATATGTCCTGTGAAATTGCTGGTGGCACGGCGAGTGGAGACAGCCCTCGTCATGACATCTATGAGATAGTTGAGATTCCAGATTGCGGACATGCTGCTCATCTGGAGAACCCTCTCCCTGTAATCAGCACGTTGAGACGATTTTTGGGGAGAGTGAACTCGAGTTTGATTCAAAACCAGAAGGCAATTTAG
- the LOC126608834 gene encoding protein PHYLLO, chloroplastic isoform X3: protein MSYGLVDINYDHESSFIKHEAGSYYCFVPQIELHEYEGASVLAATIAWSDSSLCTFEEAIHSFELCFDQASCHCWPAPKSSHSMNIRRTLGKLKLHEDGIVPMVYMNSLSSSGKYVVANITTLKETPFSCQFCIKLSPTIAVSSNMLDHANKMCYSVEDCANINTVWASLIIEECSRLGLAYFCVAPGSRSSPLAVAASTHPLITCIVSYDERSLAFHAVGYARGSQKPAVVITSSGTAVSNLLPAVVEASQDFVPLLLLTADRPAELHDAGANQAINQVNHFGSFVRFFFSLPAATDHISARMVLTTLDSAVHWATSSPCGPVHINCPFREPLENSPSKWMTSCLKGLDFWMSSTEPFTKYIKLQSAHTYDDGCGQMSEILNLIRGTNKGILLIGAIHSEDEMWAVLLLVKHLQWPVVADILSGLRLRKLLTSFPEIGDDLLFVDHLDHALLSDSMSSWINFDLIIQIGSRITSKRVAKMLEDCFPCSYILVDKHPFRHDPSHIVTHRIQSSIVEFSDCLCKAGLPCMSKEWSTYLQTLNVMVSRELSFQIYARDFLTEPQVASVISKALSAESALFIGNSMAIRDADMYGCGWSGCSHNIASMISKLELPCHMIRVAGNRGASGIDGLLSTAVGFAVGCNKRVLCVIGDVSFLHDTNGLAIVNQRTLRKPMTILVINNHGGAIFSLLPIADRVEPSILNQYFYTSHNVSIHNLCAAHGVMHLHVKTKVELEDALLTSQDNEVDCVIEVESCIEANATFHSTLRKFACQAADHALSLSSRISVQDSPADGTLLYRVHRMEYSVFSIPLCAPPTMVSVDENETSFYREGFILTLYLEDGSIGFGEVSPLDIQRENLLDVEEQLRLLVHMMEGAKISCFLPLLKGSFSSWIWTNLGILPCTLLPSVRCGLEMAILNALATRQGSNLLGLLHPLKAEGGISERPMTVQICALVDSNGTPTQVADVVAALVEEGFTAVKLKVARQGSPLHDAAVIQAVRKKVGYQIEVRADANRNWTYKEAIQFGSLVKDCDLQYIEEPVQNEGDIVKFCEESGLPVALDETIDSIREHPLDKLMKYTHPGIVAIVIKPSVVGGFENAAIIAQWAQQHQKMAVVSAAFESGLGLSAYIQFCCYLNLKNSEICEMMNYELAPSIAHGLGTYRWLKEDVTTTPLKIGCNPVSGFIEASVADADQVLQKFQINGNVVHRNFTGEQVRVFQLTVDSRAFSYSIIVHEIGERYNENVFVFLHGFLGTGEDWIAMMKAISGCARCISIDLPGHGGTKIQNHGDNDAVQDSGLSIEVVADLLCEVIKHITPGKVTIVGYSMGARIALYMALRCTDKVNGAVVISGSPGLKDEVARKIRRAKDDSRARILIDHGLELFIDTWYSGELWNSLRVHPRFRQIVSSRLHHEDVHSLAKVLSGLSIGRQPPLWEDLKHCKTPLLLIVGEEDKKFKAIAEDMSCEIAGGTASGDSPRHDIYEIVEIPDCGHAAHLENPLPVISTLRRFLGRVNSSLIQNQKAI from the exons ATGTCTTATGGTTTGGTGGATATTAATTACGACCACGAGTCatctttcataaaacatgaagcAGGTTCTTACTACTGTTTTGTTCCTCAG ATTGAGTTACATGAGTACGAGGGCGCTTCTGTTTTAGCAGCAACAATTGCTTGGAGTGACTCTTCCCTTTGTACATTTGAGGAAGCCATTCATTCTTTTGAGTTATGTTTCGACCAG GCTAGTTGTCACTGTTGGCCCGCGCCAAAGAGCTCCCACTCCATGAATATAAGACGTACTCTTGGAAAGCTCAAGCTTCATGAGGATGGAATTGTTCCTATG gtATACATGAATTCTCTGTCATCAAGCGGAAAATATGTTGTGGCTAACATCACGACGCTG AAAGAGACTCCGTTTTCCTGCCAGTTTTGTATCAAGCTTTCACCTACCATTGCAGTTTCTAGCAACATG TTGGATCATGCCAATAAAATGTGCTACTCAGTTGAAGATTGTGCTAACATCAATACTGTTTGGGCATCACTTATAATTGAAGAATGTTCTCGACTTGGTTTGGCG TATTTTTGTGTAGCTCCAGGATCAAGATCATCCCCTCTTGCTGTTGCTGCATCCACTCATCCTCTTATTACATGCATCGTAAGTTACGATGAGCGCTCACTTGCATTTCATGCCGTTGGTTATGCAAGAGGATCTCAGAAGCCAGCAGTAGTCATAACTTCATCTGGAACTGCAGTTTCAAACCTTCTTCCTGCT GTTGTTGAAGCTAGTCAAGATTTTGTACCACTCCTATTGCTCACAGCTGACCGTCCTGCAGAATTGCATGATGCTGGAGCAAACCAAGCTATCAATCAG GTAAACCATTTTGGTTCTTTTGTGAGGTTTTTTTTCAGCCTTCCAGCAGCCACCGATCATATTTCAGCAAGGATGGTACTTACAACACTTGACTCTGCTGTACATTGGGCAACCTCATCACCGTGTGGCCCCGTTCATATTAACTGTCCTTTCAGGGAGCCACTGGAAAATAGCCCTAGCAAATGGATGACGAGTTGTTTGAAAGGATTAGACTTTTGGATGTCTAGCACCGAGCCGTTTACTAAGTATATTAAACTACAGAGTGCTCACACGTATGATGATGGTTGTGGGCAAATGTCAGAGATTCTAAATCTAATTAGAGGGACTAATAAAGGGATTCTACTAATTGGTGCAATCCATTCAGAAGATGAGATGTGGGCAGTTCTTCTTTTGGTTAAACACCTTCAATGGCCTGTTGTAGCTGACATCCTGTCAGGATTACGATTGAGAAAGCTGCTGACTTCTTTTCCTGAAATTGGAGATGATTTGTTGTTTGTTGATCATCTTGACCATGCTCTACTTTCAGATTCCATGAGTAGTTGGATAAATTTTGATCTGATTATTCAG aTTGGGAGTAGGATTACAAGCAAGCGTGTTGCTAAAATGCTAGAGGACTGCTTTCCCTGCTCATATATCTTGGTTGACAAGCATCCATTTCGTCATGATCCCTCTCATATTGTAACCCATAGAATCCAAAGTAGCATTGTTGAATTTTCTGATTGTTTATGCAAAGCTGGGCTTCCCTGTATGAGCAAAGAATGGAGCACTTATCTTCAAACGTTAAATGTGATG GTTTCGAGGGAGTTGTCGTTCCAAATTTATGCCAGAGACTTCTTGACTGAACCTCAAGTTGCAAGCGTAATATCCAAAGCTCTTTCAGCTGAGTCTGCTCTTTTCATTGGGAACAGTATGGCGATACGTGATGCAGATATGTACGGATGTGGTTGGTCAGGTTGTAGTCATAATATTGCATCCATGATTTCAAAATTAGAACTACCCTGTCATATGATTCGGGTGGCTGGGAATAGGGGTGCCAGTGGTATTGATGGGTTACTCAGCACAGCTGTTGGCTTTGCTGTTGGATGCAATAAACga GTGCTTTGCGTGATTGGGGATGTTTCTTTCCTCCACGATACAAATGGCTTGGCAATTGTGAACCAGAG GACATTGCGGAAACCAATGACGATACTAGTGATCAATAATCATGGTGGTGCAATATTCAGTCTCCTTCCTATAGCGGATAGAGTTGAGCCAAGCATACTAAATCAATACTTCTACACCTCTCACAATGTTTCAATCCACAACCTGTGTGCGGCCCATGG TGTGATGCATCTACATGTGAAGACAAAGGTGGAGCTTGAAGATGCATTATTGACATCTCAAGATAATGAGGTAGATTGTGTCATTGAAGTTGAGAGCTGCATAGAAGCCAATGCCACCTTTCACAG TACTTTAAGAAAGTTTGCGTGCCAAGCAGCAGATCATGCGTTGAGCCTCTCCTCAAGGATTTCTGTTCAAGACTCACCAGCAGATGGCACTTTACTTTATAGAGTCCATAGAATGGAGTATTCAGTATTTAG TATACCACTCTGTGCTCCTCCTACTATGGTTTCTGTTGATGAAAATGAAACCAGCTTCTACAGAGAAGGGTTTATTTTAACTTTGTATCTTGAGGATGGAAGCATTGGGTTTGGCGAG GTTTCACCTCTCGATATCCAAAGAGAAAACCTGCTCGATGTAGAAGAGCAACTGAGGTTACTAGTTCATATGATGGAAGGAGCTAAGATTAGTTGCTTCCTTCCTCTGCTGAAGggctctttttcttcttggatATGGACCAACCTGGGAATACTG CCATGCACGCTCTTGCCTAGTGTTAGATGTGGTTTGGAAATGGCAATTCTCAATGCATTAGCGACAAGGCAAGGTTCCAACTTATTAGGCCTACTCCATCCCTTGAAAGCTGAAGGAGGTATATCTGAAAGGCCGATGACAGTTCAGATTTGTGCCCTAGTTGATTCCAATGGAACGCCCACACAAGTAGCTGATGTTGTAGCAGCACTTGTTGAAGAAGGATTTACTGCAGTAAAGCTGAAG GTAGCACGTCAGGGGAGTCCCTTGCACGATGCTGCAGTTATACAGGCAGTAAGAAAGAAAGTTGGGTACCAGATTGAAGTTCGTGCAGATGCCAATCGGAACTGGACATATAAAGAAGCTATCCAATTTGGTTCCTTGGTAAAGGATTGTGATCTGCAGTATATTGAG gAACCTGTTCAAAACGAAGGTGATATTGTCAAGTTCTGTGAAGAAAGCGGGTTACCCGTGGCACTGGATGAAACTATTGACAGTATTAGAGAACATCCACTTGACAAGCTAATGAAGTACACCCATCCAGGAATAGTAGCTATT GTTATTAAACCTAGTGTTGTTGGTGGCTTTGAAAATGCGGCAATAATTGCCCAATGGGCTCAGCAGCACCAGAAAATGGCTGTTGTTAGTGCTGCATTTGAAAGTGGCCTAGGTTTGTCAGCATATATTCAGTTTTGCTGTTATCTCAACCTGAAAAATTCAGAAATCTGTGAAATGATGAATTATGAATTGGCCCCATCAATAGCCCATGGTTTAGGAACATACCGCTGGCTAAAAGAAGATGTAACAACCACTCCTCTCAAGATAGGTTGTAATCCAGTCAGTGGCTTCATAGAAGCATCTGTTGCTGATGCTGATCAAGTTcttcaaaaatttcaaataaatggCAATGTAGTTCATAGAAATTTTACTGGAGAGCAAGTCCGCGTATTCCAGCTTACTGTAGATTCAAGGGCTTTCTCTTATTCCATCATAGTCCACGAGATTGGAGAAAGATACAAT GAAAATGTTTTTGTATTTCTTCATGGGTTTCTTGGAACTGGTGAAGATTGGATTGCTATGATGAAGGCGATTTCAGGATGTGCAAGATGCATTTCGATTGACCTTCCTGGTCATGGTGGAACAAAGATACAGAACCATGGTGATAACGATGCTGTACAGGATTCAGGTTTGTCAATTGAGGTTGTTGCCGATCTTTTATGTGAAGTGATTAAACATATTACGCCTGGAAAGGTTACTATTGTGGGTTACTCTATGGGAGCAAGGATTGCACTGTACATGGCATTGAGGTGTACCGACAAA GTCAATGGAGCTGTTGTAATATCTGGAAGCCCTGGGTTAAAAGATGAAGTGGCAAGAAAAATTCGTAGAGCTAAAGATGACTCTAGAGCTCGCATCCTTATTGATCACGGCTTAGAGCTCTTCATAGACACCTGGTATTCCGGAGAGCTGTGGAACAG CTTAAGAGTCCATCCCCGATTTCGTCAGATAGTTTCCAGCCGCCTGCATCATGAAGATGTGCATAGTCTTGCGAAAGTGCTTTCCGGTTTAAGTATTGGGAGGCAGCC GCCATTGTGGGAAGACTTGAAGCACTGCAAAACACCCCTTTTGCTAATTGTTGGAGAGGAGGATAAAAAGTTCAAGGCGATAGCTGAGGATATGTCCTGTGAAATTGCTGGTGGCACGGCGAGTGGAGACAGCCCTCGTCATGACATCTATGAGATAGTTGAGATTCCAGATTGCGGACATGCTGCTCATCTGGAGAACCCTCTCCCTGTAATCAGCACGTTGAGACGATTTTTGGGGAGAGTGAACTCGAGTTTGATTCAAAACCAGAAGGCAATTTAG